One stretch of Tenrec ecaudatus isolate mTenEca1 chromosome 18, mTenEca1.hap1, whole genome shotgun sequence DNA includes these proteins:
- the ZSCAN18 gene encoding zinc finger and SCAN domain-containing protein 18, which produces MGEPWAIRECSPATLEFSRRHFRKFVYQEAEGPQEAVARLRELCQQWLRPEVHSKEQMLELLVLEQFLGILPKEVRAWVMAHHPKSCHEAAYLVEGLTEGLEEPGEAAAPRAERALEGTGHEQRCSGRTGIGGERLAQENSFPAGQRGGPPSAIQDPESRETWSRPEAQQPSVDSVHSDQGRLHEETPEEARPAAAEPQEPRLLPELSLHSRDWSLLDPVEENLRTYQKLLMCEFQLAQPDGVSRSETDELQLVEGATAGASPSGTKWEEEEPQKVLDAQEGQSRPVVIVHRQSVIQKPAQGRGGAGELGRAMAADPASPPVGLGRKRPHPEYLGQQPPNYGSRMYQQQPCLVREKPAAAGNGTRSRGGQAWGASAWGCPGTAEPEGVQGKPYVCSECGEAFAWISYFFEHRRRHTGRQRYACQGCWKTFRFSMALAEHRKTHEKEKACMLRRALNTQRATHGAQAAGRSGRLLEGLQGDTVPCAI; this is translated from the exons ATGGGGGAACCCTGGGCCATCCGGGAGTGCTCCCCTGCCACCCTGGAGTTCTCCCGTCGGCACTTCCGAAAGTTCGTTTACCAGGAGGCTGAGGGCCCCCAAGAGGCCGTGGCCCGACTGCGGGAGCTGTGCCAGCAGTGGCTGCGGCCTGAGGTGCACTCCAAGGAGCAGAtgctggagctgctggtgctggAGCAGTTCCTGGGCATCCTGCCCAAGGAGGTCCGGGCCTGGGTGATGGCTCACCATCCTAAGAGCTGCCACGAGGCGGCCTACCTGGTGGAGGGCCTGACTGAGGGCCTGGAGGAGCCAGGGGAAGCTGCCGCCCCTAGGGCAGAGCGTGCTTTAGAAGGAACAGGCCACGAGCAAAGGTGTTCTGGAAGAACTGGCATCGGTGGAGAGCGGCTTGCCCAAGAGAACTCATTTCCTGCAGGTCAAAGAG GTGGGCCGCCGAGTGCCATCCAAGACCCAGAATCCAGGGAGACTTGGTCGCGCCCTGAGGCCC AACAGCCCTCGGTGGACAGTGTGCATTCGGATCAGGGTAGACTCCATGAGGAGACACCTGAAGAGGCTAGACCTGCCGCAGCCGAGCCACAG gagcccaggctgtTACCTGAACTATCGCTGCACTCAAGGGACTGGAGCCTGCTGGACCCCGTGGAGGAGAACCTGAGGACCTACCAGAAGCTGCTGATGTGCG AATTTCAGCTTGCCCAGCCTGATGGGGTCTCCAGGTCAGAAACAGATGAACTTCAGTTGGTGGAGGGAGCAACAGCTGGAGCCAGTCCTTCAG GCACCAAGtgggaggaagaagagccacAGAAGGTGCTGGATGCCCAAGAGGGGCAATCACGCCCCGTCGTCATAGTCCACAGGCAATCAGTCATCCAGAAGCCAGCGCAGGGTAGGGGTGGAGCTGGGGAGCTGGGCAGAGCTATGGCTGCAGACCCAGCCAGCCCACCCGTAGGACTGGGAAGAAAGCGGCCCCACCCTGAGTATCTAGGTCAGCAGCCCCCCAACTATGGCTCCAGAATGTATCAGCAGCAGCCATGCCTTGTGAGGGAGAAGCCTGCTGCAGCTGGCAATGGGACTCGGTCCCGGGGTGGACAGGCCTGGGGTGCGTCCGCCTGGGGCTGCCCTGGGACTGCAGAGCCTGAGGGGGTCCAAGGGAAGCCCTATGTGTGCAGTGAGTGCGGGGAGGCCTTTGCGTGGATCTCATACTTTTTCGAGCACCGCAGGAGACACACTGGCAGGCAGCGCTACGCATGCCAAGGCTGCTGGAAGACCTTCCGCTTCAGCATGGCACTGGCTGAGCACCGTAAGACCCACGAGAAAGAGAAAGCCTGCATGCTACGGAGGGCCCTCAACACCCAACGGGCCACACATGGAGCCCAAGCTGCCGGAAGGTCTGGCAGGCTCCTGGAGGGCCTGCAGGGGGACACCGTCCCCTGTGCCATCTGA
- the ZNF135 gene encoding zinc finger protein 135 isoform X2: protein MRLGLLAASSIVSLGTRCKVKLSTLWQDISEELCHDILVKKIPEGWSSRSEDAKGHRVFSCDSSDNCVVQAAVTPVKIFAWEQQQGNEFGENLHPNASLSTQPMTPDEPMTPERQDTHMSGLPEKEPKADSNIHQKTSTKEKPYRCRECGKAFSHSSALIEHHRTHTGERPYECHECGKGFRNSSALTKHQRIHTGEKPYKCNQCGRTFNQIAPLIQHQRTHTGEKPYECGECGKSFSFRSSFSQHERTHTGEKPYECSECGKAFRQSIHLTQHLRIHTGEKPYQCGECGKAFSHSSSLTKHQRIHTGEKPYECHECGKAFTQITPLIQHQRTHTGEKPYECSECGKAFSQSTLLTEHRRIHTGEKPYGCNECGKTFSHSSSLSQHERTHTGEKPYECNQCGKAFRQSTHLTQHQRIHTGEKPYECNDCGKAFSHSSSLSKHQRIHTGEKPYECNECGRAFSQLAPLVQHQRIHTGEKPYECHECGRAFSQSSLLIEHQRLHTKEKPYGCNECGKTFSHSSSLSQHEKTHTGEKPYECQDCGKSFRQSTHLTQHRRIHTGEKPYECRDCGRAFTHSSSLTKHQRTHTG from the coding sequence gctTAGGAACTAGATGTAAAGTGAAACTCTCAACTCTATGGCAAGACATCTCTGAAGAACTATGTCATGATATACTGGTAAAAAAGATTCCTGAGGGATGGTCGTCCAGAAGTGAAGATGCCAAAGGTCACAGAGTATTCAGTTGTGACAGTTCAGACAACTGTGTGGTGCAAGCTGCTGTCACACCTGTGAAAATATTTGCTTGGGAGCAGCAacagggcaatgagtttggagaaAACCTGCATCCAAATGCCAGTCTCTCAACACAACCAATGACTCCTGATGAACCAATGACTCCTGAGAGACAAGATACCCATATGTCAGGATTACCTGAAAAGGAACCAAAAGCAGACTCTAATATTCACCAGAAAACGTCTACAAAAGAGAAACCCTATCGATGTAGGGAATGTGGAAAGGCCTTCAGTCACAGTTCAGCTCTTATAGAACACCACAGGACACACACAGGGGAGAGACCATATGAATGTCATGAATGCGGAAAAGGCTTCCGAAACAGCTCGGCACTCACCAAACACCAGAGAATCCACACTGGTGAGAAACCCTACAAGTGCAATCAGTGTGGGAGGACCTTCAACCAAATTGCCCCACTGATCCAGCACCAGAGAACTCACACAGGTGAGAAGCCCTATGAGTGTGGCGAGTGTGGAAAATCTTTCAGTTTTAGATCCTCCTTCAGCCAACATGAGCGGACTCACACAGGTGAGAAGCCCTATgagtgcagtgaatgtgggaaagccttccgGCAAAGTATCCACCTCACCCAGCACCTGCGAAtccacactggagagaagcctTACCAGTGTggagaatgtggcaaagccttcagCCACAGCTCATCCTTGACCAAACACCAGCGAATCCACACTGGGGAGAAGCCTTATGAGTGCCACGAGTGTGGCAaagccttcacccaaatcaccccACTGATTCAGCATCAGAGGACGCACACCGGAGAGAAGCCCTATGAGTGCAGTGAGTGTGGGAAGGCCTTCAGTCAGAGCACACTCCTGACTGAACATCGGAGGATCCACACAGGCGAGAAACCCTACGGGTGCAATGAGTGTGGGAAAACCTTCAGCCACAGCTCGTCACTCAGCCAacatgaaagaacacacacaGGCGAGAAGCCCTATGAGTGTAACCAGTGTGGGAAGGCCTTCCGGCAGAGCACCCACCTCACTCAGCACCAGAGAATCCAcacaggagagaaaccctatgaatgTAATGACTGCGGAAAGGCCTTCAGCCACAGTTCATCTTTATCTAAACACCAGCGGATTCACACTGGAGAAAAGCCCTACGAATGTAATGAATGCGGTAGAGCCTTCAGCCAGCTCGCCCCCCTCGTCCAGCATCAGAGGATCCACACAGGAGAGAAGCCCTATGAATGTCATGAATGTGGCAGAGCCTTCAGCCAGAGCTCCCTTCTTATAGAACACCAAAGGCTTCACACCAAGGAAAAACCCTACGGGTGCAATGAGTGTGGGAAAACCTTCAGCCACAGCTCATCACTCAGCCAGCATGAAAAAACACACACAGGAGAAAAGCCTTATGAATGTCAGGATTGTGGGAAGTCCTTCAGGCAGAGCACCCACCTCACTCAACACCGGAGGATTCACACAGGAGAGAAGCCGTATGAGTGCAGGGACTGTGGGAGAGCCTTCACACATAGCTCCTCCCTTACCAAGCACCAGAGAACTCATACTGGGTAG
- the ZNF135 gene encoding zinc finger protein 135 isoform X1 — translation MCVKLSHQSCPDWRVKVHSVYPCGQATGTLQAPPGAAEEPELFCKRPEEEEMRLGLLAASSIVSLGTRCKVKLSTLWQDISEELCHDILVKKIPEGWSSRSEDAKGHRVFSCDSSDNCVVQAAVTPVKIFAWEQQQGNEFGENLHPNASLSTQPMTPDEPMTPERQDTHMSGLPEKEPKADSNIHQKTSTKEKPYRCRECGKAFSHSSALIEHHRTHTGERPYECHECGKGFRNSSALTKHQRIHTGEKPYKCNQCGRTFNQIAPLIQHQRTHTGEKPYECGECGKSFSFRSSFSQHERTHTGEKPYECSECGKAFRQSIHLTQHLRIHTGEKPYQCGECGKAFSHSSSLTKHQRIHTGEKPYECHECGKAFTQITPLIQHQRTHTGEKPYECSECGKAFSQSTLLTEHRRIHTGEKPYGCNECGKTFSHSSSLSQHERTHTGEKPYECNQCGKAFRQSTHLTQHQRIHTGEKPYECNDCGKAFSHSSSLSKHQRIHTGEKPYECNECGRAFSQLAPLVQHQRIHTGEKPYECHECGRAFSQSSLLIEHQRLHTKEKPYGCNECGKTFSHSSSLSQHEKTHTGEKPYECQDCGKSFRQSTHLTQHRRIHTGEKPYECRDCGRAFTHSSSLTKHQRTHTG, via the coding sequence gctTAGGAACTAGATGTAAAGTGAAACTCTCAACTCTATGGCAAGACATCTCTGAAGAACTATGTCATGATATACTGGTAAAAAAGATTCCTGAGGGATGGTCGTCCAGAAGTGAAGATGCCAAAGGTCACAGAGTATTCAGTTGTGACAGTTCAGACAACTGTGTGGTGCAAGCTGCTGTCACACCTGTGAAAATATTTGCTTGGGAGCAGCAacagggcaatgagtttggagaaAACCTGCATCCAAATGCCAGTCTCTCAACACAACCAATGACTCCTGATGAACCAATGACTCCTGAGAGACAAGATACCCATATGTCAGGATTACCTGAAAAGGAACCAAAAGCAGACTCTAATATTCACCAGAAAACGTCTACAAAAGAGAAACCCTATCGATGTAGGGAATGTGGAAAGGCCTTCAGTCACAGTTCAGCTCTTATAGAACACCACAGGACACACACAGGGGAGAGACCATATGAATGTCATGAATGCGGAAAAGGCTTCCGAAACAGCTCGGCACTCACCAAACACCAGAGAATCCACACTGGTGAGAAACCCTACAAGTGCAATCAGTGTGGGAGGACCTTCAACCAAATTGCCCCACTGATCCAGCACCAGAGAACTCACACAGGTGAGAAGCCCTATGAGTGTGGCGAGTGTGGAAAATCTTTCAGTTTTAGATCCTCCTTCAGCCAACATGAGCGGACTCACACAGGTGAGAAGCCCTATgagtgcagtgaatgtgggaaagccttccgGCAAAGTATCCACCTCACCCAGCACCTGCGAAtccacactggagagaagcctTACCAGTGTggagaatgtggcaaagccttcagCCACAGCTCATCCTTGACCAAACACCAGCGAATCCACACTGGGGAGAAGCCTTATGAGTGCCACGAGTGTGGCAaagccttcacccaaatcaccccACTGATTCAGCATCAGAGGACGCACACCGGAGAGAAGCCCTATGAGTGCAGTGAGTGTGGGAAGGCCTTCAGTCAGAGCACACTCCTGACTGAACATCGGAGGATCCACACAGGCGAGAAACCCTACGGGTGCAATGAGTGTGGGAAAACCTTCAGCCACAGCTCGTCACTCAGCCAacatgaaagaacacacacaGGCGAGAAGCCCTATGAGTGTAACCAGTGTGGGAAGGCCTTCCGGCAGAGCACCCACCTCACTCAGCACCAGAGAATCCAcacaggagagaaaccctatgaatgTAATGACTGCGGAAAGGCCTTCAGCCACAGTTCATCTTTATCTAAACACCAGCGGATTCACACTGGAGAAAAGCCCTACGAATGTAATGAATGCGGTAGAGCCTTCAGCCAGCTCGCCCCCCTCGTCCAGCATCAGAGGATCCACACAGGAGAGAAGCCCTATGAATGTCATGAATGTGGCAGAGCCTTCAGCCAGAGCTCCCTTCTTATAGAACACCAAAGGCTTCACACCAAGGAAAAACCCTACGGGTGCAATGAGTGTGGGAAAACCTTCAGCCACAGCTCATCACTCAGCCAGCATGAAAAAACACACACAGGAGAAAAGCCTTATGAATGTCAGGATTGTGGGAAGTCCTTCAGGCAGAGCACCCACCTCACTCAACACCGGAGGATTCACACAGGAGAGAAGCCGTATGAGTGCAGGGACTGTGGGAGAGCCTTCACACATAGCTCCTCCCTTACCAAGCACCAGAGAACTCATACTGGGTAG